The Planctomycetia bacterium genome window below encodes:
- a CDS encoding BsuBI/PstI family type II restriction endonuclease, whose translation MSKREDALEIVRSLGLPKQQQNERSTLTLLALAGLSEADAWSRVSRPLLRIWDIMGWMREHYGKDYAANSRETIRRQTIHQFEQARLIDRNPDVPTRPTNSGDTVYQLTATAAEVLKCFGRKNFATTCAKFVAQHGSLAAAYSRARNLVKVPVTLPDGSQVELSPGVHNELQRLIVTEFAARFAPNAVVAYLGDTADKRLVLDAQLLKELGIPEWNHDKLPDVVLYERDRNWLFLIEAVTSHGPVSAKRHAELEAMLTGCPAGRVYVTAFLDFGAFKKYAADVVWESEVWIAQFPDHMIHFDGERFLGPYPRRGK comes from the coding sequence ATGAGCAAGCGCGAAGACGCCCTGGAAATCGTCAGGAGCCTGGGACTGCCAAAACAACAGCAGAACGAACGATCGACTTTGACCCTGTTGGCGCTGGCCGGTTTGAGCGAGGCGGACGCTTGGTCGCGGGTCTCGCGCCCGCTGTTGCGCATCTGGGACATCATGGGTTGGATGCGCGAACATTATGGCAAGGACTACGCGGCCAATAGCCGCGAGACGATCCGCCGCCAGACGATTCATCAATTCGAGCAGGCCCGCCTGATCGACCGGAACCCGGACGTTCCCACCCGGCCGACGAACAGCGGCGACACGGTCTATCAGCTTACGGCGACGGCCGCTGAAGTCCTGAAGTGCTTTGGTCGCAAAAACTTCGCGACAACGTGCGCGAAGTTCGTTGCGCAACACGGAAGCCTGGCCGCCGCGTACTCCCGCGCGAGGAATCTCGTCAAGGTTCCCGTCACTTTGCCCGATGGTTCGCAAGTGGAACTCTCGCCGGGAGTCCACAACGAATTGCAAAGGTTGATCGTAACCGAGTTCGCCGCTCGCTTCGCGCCCAACGCCGTCGTGGCGTACCTGGGCGACACGGCGGACAAGCGACTGGTTCTGGACGCTCAACTGCTGAAGGAACTCGGCATCCCGGAATGGAACCACGACAAGTTGCCGGACGTGGTTTTGTACGAACGGGACCGCAATTGGCTCTTCCTGATTGAGGCCGTCACTTCGCATGGGCCGGTTTCGGCCAAGCGGCATGCCGAGCTTGAGGCAATGTTGACGGGTTGTCCCGCCGGCCGCGTGTATGTGACGGCGTTCCTCGATTTCGGGGCCTTTAAGAAGTACGCCGCCGACGTGGTTTGGGAGTCGGAGGTTTGGATCGCCCAATTCCCCGATCACATGATCCACTTCGACGGCGAGCGATTCCTCGGCCCGTATCCGCGACGCGGCAAGTAG
- a CDS encoding Eco57I restriction-modification methylase domain-containing protein, producing the protein MAELAEYAAERQRAFDDSTSAEERKERGHFGTPSAIARFMAGMFPLPAGTIRVLDPGAGVGVLSAAVCERVLKESAPRRLFIELWENDRHLGPYIRQTMARCGKTLRDVGHELEYVLREEDFILANASTPLFGDDRSPSFQVAILNPPYFKLRKDSVQARAMSHVVHGQPNIYALFMAAAADMLLPGGQFVAITPRSYFNGPYFKRFRKYFFDQLTARHIHVFDSRTEAFREDAVLQENVILLAEKHGEQKDVALTTSRGRDLFDAGQQTVPYGKLIDVNGDRVVRLTTNHLECEVVAAMDALPQRFRDLGLEISTGPVVTFRSTEFLRDEPSANTAPLLWMHNVRPFVTRFPPKNGKPTHIVVSAASRRLLVPARTYVLLKRFTAKEEKRRLVAGIVTAADSYSEWLGLENHLNYVYRQNADLSRAEAFGLAAYFNSALVDRYFRAISGNTQVNATEIRGLPMPDARTLDRLGEEIEQIKNQDCSLVESVVGRAMGLDPRLIEQLVEAA; encoded by the coding sequence ATGGCTGAACTGGCCGAATACGCCGCCGAACGACAGCGCGCATTCGACGATTCGACCTCCGCGGAGGAGCGGAAGGAACGCGGCCACTTCGGCACGCCCAGCGCCATTGCGCGCTTCATGGCGGGGATGTTCCCGCTCCCCGCCGGAACGATCCGGGTTCTCGATCCGGGCGCCGGCGTGGGGGTATTGTCCGCGGCGGTTTGCGAGCGAGTTCTGAAGGAATCCGCGCCCCGCCGCCTGTTCATCGAACTTTGGGAGAACGATCGGCACCTTGGGCCCTACATTCGCCAGACCATGGCGCGCTGCGGAAAGACACTGCGCGACGTTGGGCATGAATTGGAGTACGTCCTTCGCGAGGAAGATTTCATTCTTGCGAATGCGAGCACCCCGTTGTTTGGCGACGATCGTTCGCCCTCGTTTCAAGTGGCTATTCTCAATCCGCCGTACTTCAAGCTCCGCAAGGACTCCGTCCAGGCACGCGCGATGAGCCACGTCGTGCACGGCCAGCCGAATATTTACGCGCTGTTCATGGCGGCCGCTGCGGACATGCTGCTTCCCGGCGGCCAATTTGTCGCGATTACCCCCAGGAGTTACTTCAACGGGCCTTACTTCAAGCGATTCAGGAAATACTTCTTCGACCAATTGACGGCACGGCACATCCACGTCTTCGATTCGCGCACCGAGGCATTTCGGGAGGACGCCGTTCTGCAAGAGAACGTCATCCTGCTTGCGGAAAAACACGGAGAGCAAAAGGACGTAGCTCTCACGACCAGTCGAGGGCGGGATCTTTTCGATGCAGGCCAACAGACGGTCCCCTACGGCAAACTCATCGACGTCAACGGCGATAGAGTGGTTCGCCTGACCACCAATCATCTGGAGTGCGAGGTCGTTGCGGCGATGGATGCGCTTCCCCAACGCTTTCGAGACCTTGGGTTGGAGATTTCGACGGGACCGGTCGTCACATTTCGGTCCACCGAGTTCCTTCGCGACGAACCGTCGGCGAACACCGCGCCGCTGCTGTGGATGCACAACGTCCGTCCGTTTGTGACGCGGTTTCCGCCCAAGAACGGCAAGCCGACGCACATCGTCGTCAGCGCCGCGTCTCGCCGGCTGCTGGTTCCCGCCAGAACGTACGTGCTCCTCAAGCGCTTCACGGCCAAAGAGGAAAAGAGGCGGCTCGTGGCTGGCATCGTAACCGCCGCGGACTCGTATTCGGAATGGCTCGGCTTGGAGAACCACCTGAATTACGTGTATCGCCAAAATGCGGACCTGTCGCGGGCGGAGGCGTTTGGCCTGGCCGCCTACTTCAATTCCGCCCTCGTCGACCGATACTTTCGCGCGATCAGCGGCAACACGCAGGTGAACGCCACGGAGATCCGCGGTTTGCCCATGCCGGATGCGCGGACCCTAGACAGGCTCGGTGAGGAAATCGAGCAGATCAAGAACCAGGATTGCAGTCTGGTGGAGAGCGTCGTCGGCCGTGCGATGGGCCTGGATCCGCGGCTGATCGAGCAGCTTGTGGAGGCGGCCTGA